TCGCGTCGGTCGGTGTGATGCTGTGGGCAGCGCTGCCCAGCGAGAACATGCGCGCCCCGTGGGCGCTTCTCGGCGTGCCGGCGATACCCGTGGTGCTGGCCCTGTGGGCTCACTTCGCAGCCCGCTCGGACAAGGACGAGCAGCGCGGCCTCCAGGCAATCCGCGAGCAGTTCGCCGCCGACGCGGCCATGCTGCGCAGCGTGACCGAATCATGAGCGCCGTCGTGCCTGATTCGGCGGAACTCGCCGAAGCCGAAGCGCAGGCCGATGCCAAGGCCGTCTCCGAGGCGGTGAAGGACGTCGATGTGCCGTCGGCTGCCGAGCGGCTGGCGCAGTCGCGGGAGCGCCTGCGCGAGTGGATGCTGCATGCCGACGGCCGTCAGCAACGCCGGCGGCGCGCCGCCGAGGCCGCTGCCGAAGGACGGAGCCTCCCCCTGCTGGATCGGCTGCGCGAGATGCCGGTGATCGGCCTTCTCATCGACGTCTTCGCGGGCTGGTGGGCCAGCCACCCGCTGCAGCCTGCGGCCACGCTGGCGCACGGCGTGGTGCGTGACACGGTGGCGCCGATGGCAAGGCGGCATCCGTTCACGGTGGTCGCTGGTGCTTTCGTCGTCGGGGTTGCGCTGGTGCGATTCAAGCCATGGCGCTGGATCGTCAAGCCGGCGCTGTTCGCCGGGCTGGCGACACAGATCGTGTCGCGCGTCATCGCTTCCATTCCGGTCGAGTCGGTGGTAGACGCCATGAGCTCGTTCACGCAACGGCGCGAGCAGCCAGCGCCCGAAGCGGATGCTGAAGCATCGGCGTCTTCGCAGGCACCGGCGCCGCGCGAGACCGAGACCGCAACGCCGTAGCCGCGACGCGGTTTCGTCCTACAGCGCCAGAGCCGTCGTTCCGATGGTTCGCCTTGCCTGCGAACCGTAGAGTTGCCTTCATTGGCCACGTGTGCGCACCGGTGCACCTGTGCCTTCCACATGGAGTGCTTGCGGATGAACGACAACGCGACCCAGCGACTGGTGCTGAACGAGGAAAAGATCGAAGCGGCCAAGCGAGAGCTCAACGAGGGACCGGTCACTCCAGGCTACGGGCCGTGGCGCGATGACATCGTCAAGCTGCTCAACGACGCGCTGGCCACCGAGTTGGTCTGCATCCTTCGGTACAAGCGCCACTACTTCACCGCTCACGGCATCGCTTCTGCCAACGTCGCGGCCGAATTTCTGGAGCATGCCAACGATGAGGCCGGCCACGCCGACCGCATCGCCGAGCGCATCGTGCAACTCGGCGGCGAGCCTGATTTCGCTCCCGACACGCTGACCCGGCGCAGCCATGCCGACTATGACGCCTCCCAGGACTTGAAGGCGATGATTCGCGCGAACCTCGTGGCCGAACGCGTCGCGGTGGAGGCCTATCGCCAGATGATCGAGTTGATCGGCGACAAGGACCCGACAACCCGCCGCCTGCTCGAAGACGTGCTGAACGACGAAGAAGAGCATGCCGACGACATGCGTGACCTGCTCGATGAATAGTTTTCCGGCTCGGCCCCTCGGGTGGTGGGGCTGACTCAGCCAACGTTCGACCGCCCCAGTCGATTGACTGAATCAACCATCCATAGGAGAAGACCATGCTTGCACGCAACACGCTCGCCGCCGCTCTGGCCGCCATCGCTTCCGCCGCCGCGCTGCTCACCCTGCCGGGCTGCGCCGTCGTGCGGGGTCAGGAAACGGTCGGCGCCTACGTCGACGACGCGACGATCACCACCCAGGTCAAGGCCAAGATGATCGACAACAAGCAGGTCGACGCCGGCGCCATCAA
The Piscinibacter sp. XHJ-5 DNA segment above includes these coding regions:
- a CDS encoding ferritin-like domain-containing protein; this encodes MNDNATQRLVLNEEKIEAAKRELNEGPVTPGYGPWRDDIVKLLNDALATELVCILRYKRHYFTAHGIASANVAAEFLEHANDEAGHADRIAERIVQLGGEPDFAPDTLTRRSHADYDASQDLKAMIRANLVAERVAVEAYRQMIELIGDKDPTTRRLLEDVLNDEEEHADDMRDLLDE
- a CDS encoding BON domain-containing protein is translated as MLARNTLAAALAAIASAAALLTLPGCAVVRGQETVGAYVDDATITTQVKAKMIDNKQVDAGAIKVETLNGTVMLSGFAKNETERATAEDIAKNVNGVKSVKNQIAIRP